Part of the Fundulus heteroclitus isolate FHET01 chromosome 20, MU-UCD_Fhet_4.1, whole genome shotgun sequence genome, TCTCTCTTCAAGTTTTTGCGCTCtggcggtctctctctctctctctctctctctctctctccgtgtcTGAACAGGAGCGCGCCGCGTGCCGCGCGCGGCGGTTGTTTGTGTATGTTGAGTTGAAAGAGCACAGTGGGCGGgacaggctgagcctgcgtgctgattggctggcgccgctgagctatgtacgagaggggagggggaacaGCAGCTAGCAGAGTGCCGGTGTTGGCACAGAAGGGGAGACTGGTACGGTGGCCGTGAGGTGCAAAACACTTCAACATTAGCGAAACACCTACAAACTTTGAAACACCTACAAACTTTAATGAAGCACAATTACAAAAGCACCGTGACATTAACGAAACccctacaacattaacaaaagtgctacaacattaacgaaagcactaCAAACTTTATTGAAGCGCAATTACAAAAGCACTGTAACATTGACGAAACCCCTACAACATtacgaaagcgctacaacattacaAAACCCCCACAACATtacgaaagcgctacaacattagcaaaccggaagaggtacgtcccagtgggaaACCTAAGACGTCGTTGATTGGACGACAGCtcgttttacttttgaaccggaagttattctggtGTGTGCTTCGTTTGAATGAAAAGCAAAGCAAGCAGGACAACGGTCACGTCGCTATGTTTTGCTCAAACTGTGGAAAAGAGCTGGTCGAGCCGTCACCAAACTTTTGCAGCAGTTGTGGCAAGAGGCTTGAAGTTTGTCCGGAGGATACTCCACAATGTTCAAGTAAGTTAATAAGCATAAAGAAAGATTTAGATTTCTTATGGCTGTAGTAACTTGCTATCGTTGGTGGTGACCAGACCATAGTGATGGGTCCAGAAAAGCCAATGtgtcgttttttgttttgttgtttgaattAAACAGGGGGGAAATGCTAGTCTACAACCATATTCACTCATATGTTTACTTAAAGGGTTATTATGTTATGATACAGGTTCAGATTATTTTTAGACTTTAGCCAAAAAAGTCCtagatattttaaatataaatgttcttCTAAAATAATGCATGCAACAAATAAtgacttaaattgtattattgtgtatgctaggtcatcaaatcagtgtcagtttagTGTGTCAACTTGGTTGCCTGCAGGGCTTTTTAAGGTCCatcaggtgtcagtattcagtgacacagtagcGGCGcaacgcctcatcgacccatcactaccaCACCGTCTCCACTGTCATTTATTTGTTAATGCAATTAAAAGTACACAAATCGATATAATACAGCAGTCTTGTATTAGCAACATATAGTAAGGTCTGTTACAGCCGTGGGCACTACTTCTGGGGTAATTTGTGTCGTTCTGGTTCTTTTGCACTGCAATCAAGCTACCCACACTCAATTTTGAGTTGTGCTAGCCTTACTGCAGTATGTAATACATAACCTATGTTAGCATGAATGTGAtgtgcaacattttttattttctttacttctAGCACAACAGTCTGTCCCATCCTGCCCTACACCAGCCCTCAGCACCTTCCTTgaatacagaaaaaagaaaaacgaggaGCGACAAAAGTATTCTGTTGGGAGAAAGGGATTAAAGCAAAAGGACAAACTTAAAGTTCGGGTAGGTTTGGTATGGCTCCGACCAAAAACAAGCAGCTTTTAAATAATACACTTGCTTAAAGAAAGTTCCACGTAGTAAAGCTATAGAGAATAATTGTTTAACAGTAACAGTAAACTATCAATTAATGATCAGTCAAAACAGTAAATTATCTACCGATTAATATTTGAGTAATAATTTTCCAACCATTCTGTTTGTATCCAAATCAGAAGTTCAAAAGTAAAATCTTGGAAATGACTCATCTAAATAGTTAATGGTTCTATTTGGATGATATTGTAATATAATACAGGAGTaattaataacaaaaagcaaaaaaatggactttttttaaaaaacattgctCAGTCTTCAACATATAtctactttttttgtttcagataaaTATTGGCTTGATGACCATTCAGAAGAATTGTCTAAAGCCTCAACGTGGAAGAACTATTACTCTGCTAACAAACCCGGATGTCTCTCCCACACCTCTGCTCAGTCTtgcagttaaaaaaatgaaGGACTTTAACCAATATTTGAAAGATGGACCTTTCCTCCTTCTGTACCCAGATGGGACAGAGGTTATTAATATTCCTGGGACACAGACGCCTTTTACCCTTGCAGCCTATAAGGCTGAACTTGGCAAGCCATATCAAAGGATATGTCTTTTCCTCTGCTCGAGAAATGACTTTGAAGAAGGTTGGTGTGTACTGTTTGCCACATTcaataaatctaaattttaaaACTGTACCATTAAGCATTAGTGGCATGAACCAATCAACTAAAAAGTATACATATATTGGCTCCTACATGTCAAGTTACTTCCTGGAAACTTTATAGGTAGACACTGGGTTATTCATTTTTAtcagtgctgtgtttgtgcttCCAGATATAATGTAATAAAGTTGACTGAAAACGGTACTAACACTTAGTAGAGATTAAGTTGGCTTGTGTTGTCTATTTTCCTTGTTTTGCAGTTGGAAAATTATCAGACTTGTCTGATTCTGACCCAGAGATTGTTTTCACAAAATCCTCTGACTTTGATCTGGCTGATACACTGGTAATTGCAACTCAAAATGTATTTGGTCTGTAATTTTTATTTGGTTCAGTGACCACAAGTACATTTTACCTAAGCTACAAAGCACTATGTCAAgatttttatgtgaaattttgtttattttcttcagcCATGGGAACCTGCGAGTGAAAGCAGTCCTTTACAaaaggacacagaaacagagtaAGTTACATTTTTGGGACATATCATAAGATGGTGTGTTTACAAAAAGTATTATAGCATTCACAGAATTTTCATACACAATGTACTGGTGACATGTTTAATGTGGATATTTGTAAATTATGTGAATATCCGAGCATGTCCTATGAAGTATTTGTAGTGTAGTTGTTTTCTTCAAGgtgcttgtttttaaattttgaatATACTGGCATGGAAATCATTATTAGACCACCCTTGCTTTCTTCAATGTCTTATACATTTTACAAGTATAGATTTATTTAGATGAATATGTGAACTAAAGTCCACAAGAGTTTCAGTCAATAACTTGTGTCAATCAGTTTTGCATTTTCTTGTGATAATGAGAAAAAAGACTGCTTCTTAAGCTATGTCATTGTACTGCCTATAGTGCTGTTGGGCATTCCatgttttcatttctgtctgttttaatCAGATGATGCACAGAGGCGTTACAGGGCAATAAAATGAACAAGATATTGAAGAAAACTGGGTTATCCTATAATTTATACAATGATAGCATATGTTCAAAATAccaattaatgttttttcattGTCCTCTAAGGGATGGTGTTGGGGAGCTTGTACTTGGAAATGAAGTACAACAGGTACAAACTTTTTATTATCTCACACCACAATTTACAGATTTTTGTCTCAAAcccttaagtaaaaaaaatatttgaacattAAAGTAACATTAGTCAATCATTAACTTTTACCcttgtcttttttctgttttcaggtTATGGATGACAACGGCAACAATCCAGGCACCAGTCAATGTGTCACTGTCCAGAGCTCCTGTTACAGGTGTGTAGGGGCTTCTGTCATAAAGAAACAGGGTGTTTGTAGGGTCATCGTGACAAAGTGATACCGATACATCTTGTCATGGTTTTGAGTTGTTTATC contains:
- the LOC118556629 gene encoding uncharacterized protein LOC118556629 isoform X3, with product MFCSNCGKELVEPSPNFCSSCGKRLEVCPEDTPQCSTQQSVPSCPTPALSTFLEYRKKKNEERQKYSVGRKGLKQKDKLKVRINIGLMTIQKNCLKPQRGRTITLLTNPDVSPTPLLSLAVKKMKDFNQYLKDGPFLLLYPDGTEVINIPGTQTPFTLAAYKAELGKPYQRICLFLCSRNDFEEVGKLSDLSDSDPEIVFTKSSDFDLADTLPWEPASESSPLQKDTETEDGVGELVLGNEVQQVMDDNGNNPGTSQCVTVQSSCYRDYTNLFEPIVIDDDEIEDLAEDKKQDLPPEEHVETNVQPQDIIAELAIYIDHTKVSRFNICRTDVWDGAVRGFKRSTYSDNNDMFIRFNDDAGCLEEGLDAGGPRREFLTLLMAILRNRPIFDGPPESRYIVCNSRGPGS
- the LOC118556629 gene encoding uncharacterized protein LOC118556629 isoform X1 — translated: MFCSNCGKELVEPSPNFCSSCGKRLEVCPEDTPQCSTQQSVPSCPTPALSTFLEYRKKKNEERQKYSVGRKGLKQKDKLKVRINIGLMTIQKNCLKPQRGRTITLLTNPDVSPTPLLSLAVKKMKDFNQYLKDGPFLLLYPDGTEVINIPGTQTPFTLAAYKAELGKPYQRICLFLCSRNDFEEVGKLSDLSDSDPEIVFTKSSDFDLADTLPWEPASESSPLQKDTETEDGVGELVLGNEVQQVMDDNGNNPGTSQCVTVQSSCYRDYTNLFEPIVIDDDEIEDLAEDKKQDLPPEEHVETNVQPQDIIAELAIYIDHTKVSRFNICRTDVWDGAVRGFKRSTYSDNNDMFIRFNDDAGCLEEGLDAGGPRREFLTLLMAILRNRPIFDGPPESRYIVCNSRAAREDEFFLAGKMIAVSIVHGGPAPHFLSKNVVNYMIGNPSFSANIEDVKDEEIGKVLKQVGTDLDLGNRNKIITFSQSLTNFLVLKGPVSACLNRCEITNAKNVCNFCILYS
- the LOC118556629 gene encoding uncharacterized protein LOC118556629 isoform X2, with product MFCSNCGKELVEPSPNFCSSCGKRLEVCPEDTPQCSTQQSVPSCPTPALSTFLEYRKKKNEERQKYSVGRKGLKQKDKLKVRINIGLMTIQKNCLKPQRGRTITLLTNPDVSPTPLLSLAVKKMKDFNQYLKDGPFLLLYPDGTEVINIPGTQTPFTLAAYKAELGKPYQRICLFLCSRNDFEEVGKLSDLSDSDPEIVFTKSSDFDLADTLPWEPASESSPLQKDTETEDGVGELVLGNEVQQVMDDNGNNPGTSQCVTVQSSCYRDYTNLFEPIVIDDDEIEDLAEDKKQDLPPEEHVETNVQPQDIIAELAIYIDHTKVSRFNICRTDVWDGAVRGFKRSTYSDNNDMFIRFNDDAGCLEEGLDAGGPRREFLTLLMAILRNRPIFDGPPESRYIVCNSRGDSFLG
- the LOC118556629 gene encoding uncharacterized protein LOC118556629 isoform X4 — translated: MFCSNCGKELVEPSPNFCSSCGKRLEVCPEDTPQCSTQQSVPSCPTPALSTFLEYRKKKNEERQKYSVGRKGLKQKDKLKVRINIGLMTIQKNCLKPQRGRTITLLTNPDVSPTPLLSLAVKKMKDFNQYLKDGPFLLLYPDGTEVINIPGTQTPFTLAAYKAELGKPYQRICLFLCSRNDFEEVGKLSDLSDSDPEIVFTKSSDFDLADTLPWEPASESSPLQKDTETEDGVGELVLGNEVQQVMDDNGNNPGTSQCVTVQSSCYRDYTNLFEPIVIDDDEIEDLAEDKKQDLPPEEHVSWKLNRMSLCKM